In Gossypium hirsutum isolate 1008001.06 chromosome D06, Gossypium_hirsutum_v2.1, whole genome shotgun sequence, one genomic interval encodes:
- the LOC107960211 gene encoding 30S ribosomal protein S5, chloroplastic, which produces MAATTTAIALTLSSFTLRSTSPSKTFSFSKPSKPISLRRTFRPLSLTPQAKPSDIDTSFFDDVNPEEDIVFDPPTPPEGFTPPPSFDEGPEETEDEIAAAYEELYGPAYSGVSVLGNDVYVMDSKVKKSSAFGKVKKEKVRDGFEERVVQVRRVTKVVKGGKQLHFRAIVVVGDKQGQVGVGVGKAKEVIGAVQKSAVNARRNIIAIPMTKYLTFPHRSEGDYGAAKVMLRPAAPGTGVIAGGAVRIVLEMAGVENALGKQLGSKNALNNARATVVAVQKMKQFREVAQERGIPMEELWK; this is translated from the exons ATGGCGGCAACAACAACAGCAATAGCCTTAACCCTTTCTTCCTTTACCCTTCGTTCTACCAGTCCTTCCAAAACCTTCTCCTTCTCCAAACCCTCAAAACCAATTTCTCTCCGCCGCACATTCCGCCCTCTTTCCCTCACACCACAAGCCAAACCCTCCGACATCGACACTTCCTTTTTCGACGACGTCAACCCCGAAGAAGACATCGTTTTCGACCCACCAACACCACCAGAAGGATTCACCCCACCGCCGTCTTTTGACGAGGGTCCAGAAGAAACGGAAGACGAAATCGCCGCAGCTTACGAGGAACTATACGGTCCGGCTTACAGCGGAGTCTCTGTTTTGGGAAACGATGTGTACGTAATGGATTCGAAAGTGAAGAAATCTAGCGCTTTTGGGAAAGTTAAGAAAGAGAAAGTAAGGGATGGGTTTGAAGAAAGAGTGGTTCAAGTTAGGAGGGTTACTAAAGTGGTTAAAGGTGGGAAACAATTGCATTTTAGAGCTATTGTTGTTGTGGGTGATAAACAAGGTCAAGTTGGTGTTGGGGTTGGGAAAGCTAAGGAGGTTATTGGTGCTGTTCAGAAATCAGCTGTGAATGCTAGAAGAAATATTATTGCTATTCCTATGACTAAGTATTTGACTTTCCCACATCG ATCGGAGGGTGATTATGGGGCAGCAAAGGTGATGCTTAGACCTGCAGCACCTGGTACCGGAGTTATTGCAGGAGGAGCTGTGCGAATTGTTCTTGAAATGGCAGGTGTTGAGAACGCATTGGGCAAGCAACTTGGAAGTAAAAACGCCCTTAACAATGCTAGAGCTACGGTTGTTGCTGTGCAGAAAATGAAGCAGTTCCGAGAAGTTGCTCAAGAACGAGGAATTCCCATGGAAGAGCTATGGAAGTGA
- the LOC107961527 gene encoding transcriptional corepressor LEUNIG isoform X2 — protein MKNDMRETAEIFRQEGNVPNNPVPFDYNSSQGQGFLKQWCEPFYKLLTPGPPILQANSEAEISDPAAQNVRTKKKKTSMMNQQWTGQTYFPTFTDFCSGSAFQSHAEDNQMRPPFSSFLPPQINLDQDVEMSEGQSTNFPINPTTFQWEQNLQLPVTATRHHGEGPRESIEPPPVNTTGHHGEGPGELIEPPPVNILHIIGNKPSTSYFSGERENNGFSLVGVGCLPFKRKKETFCSHFSSDGKFLATAGPEKVAFWHMKHRSKIGSKTGHSLPITDVRFVPNSHVVATSSYDKTVLIWEDPKTGRPPVRLEEHINQVLSLDFHPKRENLLCSSDGIDEIRFWDINRGSCIHIFQGASKQVRFQPLFGRFLATCSDNVVNLIDVETSKICARFEGHENEVQSICWDPNGIYIASISEDSARLWSVFEHNCLHELHATDNKFQCCTFHPKYWLHWVIGAEQSLELWNPLDTNKTWKFEAHMDAVSSLASSLDTEMIASTSHDELIKLWK, from the exons ATGAAGAATGATATGCGTGAAACCGCTGAAATTTTCAGACAAGAAGGCAATGTTCCCAACAATCCAGTCC CATTTGACTATAACTCCTCTCAAGGTCAAGGATTCTTAAAACAATGGTGTGAACCATTTTATAAGCTACTTACCCCTGGGCCGCCAATTCTTCAAGCAAACTCTGAGGCAGAAATCTCAGATCCG GCTGCACAAAATGTtcgaacaaaaaaaaagaagacatcCATGATGAATCAGCAATGGACTGGACAGACATATTTTCCTACTTTCACAGATTTCTGTTCCGGTTCCGCTTTCCAATCACATGCTGAAGATAATCAAATGAGGCCCCCATTTTCAAG CTTTCTGCCACCACAGATAAATCTTGATCAGGACGTTGAAATG TCGGAAGGTCAAAGCACTAACTTTCCTATAAATCCAACCACCTTCCAATGGGAACAAAACCTCCAACTTCCGGTAACCGCCACTAGACATCATGGTGAAG GACCAAGGGAATCAATTGAGCCACCACCAGTCAACACCACTGGACATCATGGTGAAG gACCAGGTGAATTAATTGAGCCACCACCAGTCAacatattgcatataatt GGTAATAAACCAAGCACTTCCTATTTTTCCGGTGAACGAGAAAATAACG GCTTCTCCTTAGTAGGGGTTGGTTGCCTCCCCtttaaaagaaagaaggaaacgTTCTGCAGCCATTTCTCCTCAGATGGGAAGTTCCTAGCTACAGCAGGGCCTGAAAAG GTCGCCTTTTGGCACATGAAGCATCGTTCTAAAATTGGAAGTAAGACAGGCCATTCTCTTCCCATTACTGATGTTCGATTTGTACCAAATTCACACGTAGTTGCAACATCTTCCTATGACAAGACTGTCCTAATATGGGAAGATCCTAAA ACTGGGAGACCTCCTGTAAGGCTTGAGGAGCATATCAACCAGGTCTTGTCATTAGATTTCCATCCTAAAAGGGAGAATCTCCTTTGTTCCTCTGACGGGATTGATGAGATTAGGTTCTGGGATATCAACCGAGGCTCTTGTATTCATATCTTTCAG GGAGCTAGTAAACAAGTCAGATTCCAGCCTCTCTTTGGAAGGTTTCTTGCAACTTGTTCAGACAATGTTGTCAACCTAATTGATGTTGAGACCAGCAAGATCTGTGCCCGTTTCGAG GGACACGAAAATGAAGTTCAGTCAATTTGTTGGGATCCAAACGGCATATATATTGCCTCCATCAGTGAAGACAGTGCAAGATTGTGGTCAGTGTTTGAGCACAACTGCTTGCATGAATTGCATGCAACAGACAACAAATTCCAGTGTTGCACATTCCATCCAAAGTATTGGCTTCACTGGGTCATTGGTGCCGAGCAG TCACTTGAACTATGGAATCCATTAGACACCAATAAAACATGGAAATTTGAAGCACACATGGATGCAGTTTCTTCACTGGCATCTTCTTTAGACACTGAAATGATTGCCTCTACAAGCCATGATGAGTTGATTAAGCTATGGAAATAA
- the LOC107961527 gene encoding transcriptional corepressor LEUNIG isoform X1: protein MAGGDDPNHEKLLELYLHDFFMKNDMRETAEIFRQEGNVPNNPVPFDYNSSQGQGFLKQWCEPFYKLLTPGPPILQANSEAEISDPAAQNVRTKKKKTSMMNQQWTGQTYFPTFTDFCSGSAFQSHAEDNQMRPPFSSFLPPQINLDQDVEMSEGQSTNFPINPTTFQWEQNLQLPVTATRHHGEGPRESIEPPPVNTTGHHGEGPGELIEPPPVNILHIIGNKPSTSYFSGERENNGFSLVGVGCLPFKRKKETFCSHFSSDGKFLATAGPEKVAFWHMKHRSKIGSKTGHSLPITDVRFVPNSHVVATSSYDKTVLIWEDPKTGRPPVRLEEHINQVLSLDFHPKRENLLCSSDGIDEIRFWDINRGSCIHIFQGASKQVRFQPLFGRFLATCSDNVVNLIDVETSKICARFEGHENEVQSICWDPNGIYIASISEDSARLWSVFEHNCLHELHATDNKFQCCTFHPKYWLHWVIGAEQSLELWNPLDTNKTWKFEAHMDAVSSLASSLDTEMIASTSHDELIKLWK from the exons ATGGCTGGGGGGGACGATCCAAACCATGAAAAACT GCTCGAGCTTTACTTGCACGATTTCTTCATGAAGAATGATATGCGTGAAACCGCTGAAATTTTCAGACAAGAAGGCAATGTTCCCAACAATCCAGTCC CATTTGACTATAACTCCTCTCAAGGTCAAGGATTCTTAAAACAATGGTGTGAACCATTTTATAAGCTACTTACCCCTGGGCCGCCAATTCTTCAAGCAAACTCTGAGGCAGAAATCTCAGATCCG GCTGCACAAAATGTtcgaacaaaaaaaaagaagacatcCATGATGAATCAGCAATGGACTGGACAGACATATTTTCCTACTTTCACAGATTTCTGTTCCGGTTCCGCTTTCCAATCACATGCTGAAGATAATCAAATGAGGCCCCCATTTTCAAG CTTTCTGCCACCACAGATAAATCTTGATCAGGACGTTGAAATG TCGGAAGGTCAAAGCACTAACTTTCCTATAAATCCAACCACCTTCCAATGGGAACAAAACCTCCAACTTCCGGTAACCGCCACTAGACATCATGGTGAAG GACCAAGGGAATCAATTGAGCCACCACCAGTCAACACCACTGGACATCATGGTGAAG gACCAGGTGAATTAATTGAGCCACCACCAGTCAacatattgcatataatt GGTAATAAACCAAGCACTTCCTATTTTTCCGGTGAACGAGAAAATAACG GCTTCTCCTTAGTAGGGGTTGGTTGCCTCCCCtttaaaagaaagaaggaaacgTTCTGCAGCCATTTCTCCTCAGATGGGAAGTTCCTAGCTACAGCAGGGCCTGAAAAG GTCGCCTTTTGGCACATGAAGCATCGTTCTAAAATTGGAAGTAAGACAGGCCATTCTCTTCCCATTACTGATGTTCGATTTGTACCAAATTCACACGTAGTTGCAACATCTTCCTATGACAAGACTGTCCTAATATGGGAAGATCCTAAA ACTGGGAGACCTCCTGTAAGGCTTGAGGAGCATATCAACCAGGTCTTGTCATTAGATTTCCATCCTAAAAGGGAGAATCTCCTTTGTTCCTCTGACGGGATTGATGAGATTAGGTTCTGGGATATCAACCGAGGCTCTTGTATTCATATCTTTCAG GGAGCTAGTAAACAAGTCAGATTCCAGCCTCTCTTTGGAAGGTTTCTTGCAACTTGTTCAGACAATGTTGTCAACCTAATTGATGTTGAGACCAGCAAGATCTGTGCCCGTTTCGAG GGACACGAAAATGAAGTTCAGTCAATTTGTTGGGATCCAAACGGCATATATATTGCCTCCATCAGTGAAGACAGTGCAAGATTGTGGTCAGTGTTTGAGCACAACTGCTTGCATGAATTGCATGCAACAGACAACAAATTCCAGTGTTGCACATTCCATCCAAAGTATTGGCTTCACTGGGTCATTGGTGCCGAGCAG TCACTTGAACTATGGAATCCATTAGACACCAATAAAACATGGAAATTTGAAGCACACATGGATGCAGTTTCTTCACTGGCATCTTCTTTAGACACTGAAATGATTGCCTCTACAAGCCATGATGAGTTGATTAAGCTATGGAAATAA
- the LOC121218693 gene encoding uncharacterized protein, whose amino-acid sequence MVCVKPRQFSEKKLVHLTITPPKPKDSYNNGGQYFITNLPLGYQIFKNYLRLHKMLVLDIDIFLLPQIFIPIPLSNHLLKLIKCAPHILLHLVQAFCNHRQIMLSIKNLLGYVLNYLFVYAITLNC is encoded by the exons ATGGTATGTGTGAAACCGCGGCAATTTTCAGAGAAGAAGCTAGTC CATTTGACTATAACTCCCCCCAAACCCAAGGATTCTTACAACAATGGTGGACAGTATTTTATAACCAACTTACCTCTAGGCTACCAAATCTTCAAGAATTATCTGAG GCTGCATAAAATGCTGGTACTGGACATAGATATCTTCCTACTTCCGCAGATTTTCATTCCGATTCCGCTTTCAAATCACTTGCTGAAACTAATCAAGTGTGCCCCACATATTCTGCTGCATCTAGTTCAAG CCTTCTGCAACCACAGACAAATCATGCTCAGCATCAAGAACTTGTTAGGATATGTTCTAAACTATCTATTCGTGTATGCAATAACACTGAATTGTTAA
- the LOC107961526 gene encoding transcriptional corepressor LEUNIG_HOMOLOG isoform X1, translating into MASEDVQDNDEILLHLYMHDYFIKNNMHETAASLRQEAGVPNNSVQIDHPQGILKEWWSSCSDIILKEFSEAETSAQMSKQMMQTEEHQNTDDMLQQQQMSNHMMQTEEHQNTDDMLQQQQDSVGNTSTPVRNLSPGHSGESDNKAAFFGEGNCLNCSTEEVLCCDFSSDGKLLAIAGREAKVMFWNTEDHNKFVTDESHSLPISDVRFKPNSTIVATSSYDKTVQIWDSAEAGKSPLKLQGHGDHVLSLDFHPRRTNLLCSSDRNNEIRFWDINQGSWTHIFKGATKQVRFEPRNGKLLATSSGNVVKVFDVQTYKLYAVFKEHDKEVQSICWDPDGTRFISISEDSARLWSVSERKSLHELSSTGNNFQCCTFHPWNWKIWIIGGYRSFEVWNPYERNKTLTIDAHKELVSSLATSIDPEMVASTSYDKSVKLWASP; encoded by the exons ATGGCTTCGGAGGACGTTCAGGACAATGATGAAATACT ACTCCACCTTTACATGCACGATTACTTCATTAAGAACAATATGCATGAAACTGCTGCATCTCTCAGACAAGAAGCCGGTGTTCCCAACAATTCAGTCC aGATTGACCATCCCCAAGGTATCTTAAAAGAATGGTGGTCATCATGTTCTGACATAATTCTTAAAGAGTTCTCTGAGGCAGAAACCTCTGCTCAG ATGAGTAAACAAATGATGCAAACCGAAGAACATCAAAACACAGATGATATGCTACAGCAACAGCAG ATGAGTAACCACATGATGCAAACCGAAGAACATCAAAACACAGATGATATGCTACAGCAACAGCAG GATTCTGTTGGTAATACAAGCACCCCGGTCAGAAATTTATCTCCCGGCCATTCTGGTGAAAGTGACAATAAAG CCGCCTTCTTTGGAGAGGGTAATTGCCTCAACTGTAGTACCGAAGAAGTCTTGTGCTGTGATTTCTCCTCAGATGGGAAGCTTCTAGCTATAGCAGGGCGTGAAGCGAAG GTTATGTTTTGGAATACCGAAGATCATAATAAATTTGTAACTGATGAAAGCCATTCTCTGCCCATCAGCGATGTTCGATTTAAACCAAATTCAACCATAGTTGCAACGTCTTCCTATGACAAGACTGTCCAAATATGGGATTCTGCTGAA GCTGGGAAATCTCCTTTAAAGCTTCAGGGTCATGGCGACCATGTCTTGTCATTAGATTTCCATCCTAGAAGGACGAATCTCCTTTGTTCCTCTGATAGAAATAATGAGATTAGATTCTGGGATATCAACCAAGGTTCTTGGACTCATATCTTTAAG GGAGCTACTAAACAAGTCAGATTCGAGCCTCGCAATGGAAAGTTGCTTGCAACGTCTTCAGGAAATGTTGTCAAAGTATTTGATGTTCAGACCTACAAGCTCTATGCCGTTTTCAAG GAACATGACAAAGAAGTTCAGTCAATTTGCTGGGATCCAGATGGCACGCGATTTATCTCCATCAGTGAAGACAGTGCACGATTATGGTCAGTGTCTGAACGGAAAAGCTTGCATGAATTGAGTTCAACAGGAAACAATTTCCAGTGTTGCACATTCCATCCATGGAACTGGAAAATCTGGATCATTGGTGGCTACCGG TCATTTGAAGTATGGAATCCATATGAGAGAAATAAAACATTGACAATTGATGCACACAAGGAACTCGTTTCTTCACTCGCAACTTCAATAGATCCTGAAATGGTTGCCTCTACAAGCTATGACAAGTCGGTTAAACTATGGGCCTCTCCATGA
- the LOC107961526 gene encoding transcriptional corepressor LEUNIG_HOMOLOG isoform X2, translating to MASEDVQDNDEILLHLYMHDYFIKNNMHETAASLRQEAGVPNNSVQIDHPQGILKEWWSSCSDIILKEFSEAETSAQMSKQMMQTEEHQNTDDMLQQQQDSVGNTSTPVRNLSPGHSGESDNKAAFFGEGNCLNCSTEEVLCCDFSSDGKLLAIAGREAKVMFWNTEDHNKFVTDESHSLPISDVRFKPNSTIVATSSYDKTVQIWDSAEAGKSPLKLQGHGDHVLSLDFHPRRTNLLCSSDRNNEIRFWDINQGSWTHIFKGATKQVRFEPRNGKLLATSSGNVVKVFDVQTYKLYAVFKEHDKEVQSICWDPDGTRFISISEDSARLWSVSERKSLHELSSTGNNFQCCTFHPWNWKIWIIGGYRSFEVWNPYERNKTLTIDAHKELVSSLATSIDPEMVASTSYDKSVKLWASP from the exons ATGGCTTCGGAGGACGTTCAGGACAATGATGAAATACT ACTCCACCTTTACATGCACGATTACTTCATTAAGAACAATATGCATGAAACTGCTGCATCTCTCAGACAAGAAGCCGGTGTTCCCAACAATTCAGTCC aGATTGACCATCCCCAAGGTATCTTAAAAGAATGGTGGTCATCATGTTCTGACATAATTCTTAAAGAGTTCTCTGAGGCAGAAACCTCTGCTCAG ATGAGTAAACAAATGATGCAAACCGAAGAACATCAAAACACAGATGATATGCTACAGCAACAGCAG GATTCTGTTGGTAATACAAGCACCCCGGTCAGAAATTTATCTCCCGGCCATTCTGGTGAAAGTGACAATAAAG CCGCCTTCTTTGGAGAGGGTAATTGCCTCAACTGTAGTACCGAAGAAGTCTTGTGCTGTGATTTCTCCTCAGATGGGAAGCTTCTAGCTATAGCAGGGCGTGAAGCGAAG GTTATGTTTTGGAATACCGAAGATCATAATAAATTTGTAACTGATGAAAGCCATTCTCTGCCCATCAGCGATGTTCGATTTAAACCAAATTCAACCATAGTTGCAACGTCTTCCTATGACAAGACTGTCCAAATATGGGATTCTGCTGAA GCTGGGAAATCTCCTTTAAAGCTTCAGGGTCATGGCGACCATGTCTTGTCATTAGATTTCCATCCTAGAAGGACGAATCTCCTTTGTTCCTCTGATAGAAATAATGAGATTAGATTCTGGGATATCAACCAAGGTTCTTGGACTCATATCTTTAAG GGAGCTACTAAACAAGTCAGATTCGAGCCTCGCAATGGAAAGTTGCTTGCAACGTCTTCAGGAAATGTTGTCAAAGTATTTGATGTTCAGACCTACAAGCTCTATGCCGTTTTCAAG GAACATGACAAAGAAGTTCAGTCAATTTGCTGGGATCCAGATGGCACGCGATTTATCTCCATCAGTGAAGACAGTGCACGATTATGGTCAGTGTCTGAACGGAAAAGCTTGCATGAATTGAGTTCAACAGGAAACAATTTCCAGTGTTGCACATTCCATCCATGGAACTGGAAAATCTGGATCATTGGTGGCTACCGG TCATTTGAAGTATGGAATCCATATGAGAGAAATAAAACATTGACAATTGATGCACACAAGGAACTCGTTTCTTCACTCGCAACTTCAATAGATCCTGAAATGGTTGCCTCTACAAGCTATGACAAGTCGGTTAAACTATGGGCCTCTCCATGA
- the LOC107961069 gene encoding protein RALF-like 4, which yields MGSKVWLMFMPLALAMMTGCSTAAIFNKGHRYFRTGNRGLLVEKIDDIEAEMMMDSETDDGLVRLGRRYVSYASLQATTVPCNKRGISYYNCAQGVKYRKR from the coding sequence ATGGGCTCCAAGGTTTGGCTTATGTTCATGCCATTGGCCTTGGCAATGATGACCGGTTGCTCCACCGCTGCCATATTCAACAAGGGTCATCGCTATTTCAGAACTGGTAACAGAGGCTTGTTGGTCGAAAAAATCGACGATATTGAAGCCGAGATGATGATGGATTCCGAGACCGACGACGGGTTGGTTAGGTTAGGGAGAAGATACGTTAGCTATGCATCACTTCAAGCTACTACAGTCCCATGCAATAAACGTGGTATATCCTATTACAATTGTGCACAAGGGGTTAAGTACAGAAAGAGATGA
- the LOC121218694 gene encoding uncharacterized protein, producing MAGVGTRILWDHRNLMNHQVFKLPENPDSDSSGMEFSFLEDGDDGDQIVGIHNDGDEDGDDDDDDDERKESDGSGGENKEEFWEIQHQVLEATVCRISSLESRIRIAIKEALRDIKRETTTVVCGCGGKSMAEGCRVCIMREVFRRLQTAGFNTAICRSKWRSTSHIPSGEHSFLDVIENSSKGDVRVIIELNFRAEFEMARASEDYNRLVRRLPEVFVGKVERLNDVIKILCLAAKKCMKEKKMHMGPWRKQSYMQAKWLNPCERNTSTRSLPLGDSGRLPKPRASMLTVDLLENFSDVCCTAVEVV from the exons atggccGGCGTAGGGACAAGAATCTTATGGGATCACCGGAATTTAATGAATCATCAAGTATTCAAGTTGCCGGAGAATCCGGATTCGGATTCGTCGGGTATGGAATTCAGTTTTCTCGAAGACGGTGACGATGGCGATCAAATCGTCGGAATCCACAACGATGGGGATGAGGacggtgatgatgatgatgacgacgatGAGAGAAAAGAAAGTGATGGAAGCGGTGGTGAGAATAAAGAGGAATTTTGGGAGATTCAGCACCAGGTTTTGGAAGCTACGGTGTGTAGGATCAGTTCTTTAGAATCGAGGATTAGAATCGCCATTAAAGAAGCTTTGAGAGATATTAAGAGAGAAACGACGACCGTCGTTTGCGGTTGTGGTGGTAAATCAATGGCGGAGGGTTGTAGGGTTTGTATTATGAGAGAAGTGTTTCGCCGTCTCCAAACCGCCGGTTTCAACACCGCCATTTGCCGGTCTAAATGGAGAAGCACATCACATATCCCATCAg gagAGCATAGTTTTTTGGATGTAATTGAAAATTCAAGTAAAGGTGATGTAAGGGTAATCATAGAATTGAATTTCAGAGCGGAATTTGAGATGGCAAGAGCAAGTGAAGATTACAATCGTTTAGTTCGACGGTTGCCGGAAGTTTTCGTCGGAAAAGTAGAGAGGTTGAATGACGTTATAAAGATTTTGTGTTTGGCTGCCAAGAAATGtatgaaggaaaagaaaatgcATATGGGACCATGGAGGAAACAAAGTTATATGCAAGCTAAATGGTTAAACCCCTGTGAACGGAATACATCGACGAGATCATTGCCATTAGGAGATTCCGGTCGTTTGCCGAAACCGAGGGCTTCCATGTTAACTGTAGATTTGCTTGAAAACTTTTCCGATGTGTGTTGTACAGCGGTTGAGGTTGTATGA